The following are encoded in a window of Brockia lithotrophica genomic DNA:
- the secF gene encoding protein translocase subunit SecF gives MSRKGKGWEGRRDLAGGRSEDRGDSYRLKRQGDPPPPRRESPPLAEEMGGAASSAGGFRGLVDRIDFVRFRRVYYLVTLAFLVFGGIALAWRGLNLGVDFTSGTRIEVKVGKEFTDEEVYGLLKDVPPSLVERVGVGEGTSLVLRYKRVLSQEEVDRVRDLLSRHFGGDLTPTVSTVDPLVGRELARNAVYSTLLAALGIVVYMTLRFEYRMALAGIVSIFSVVGIVIGFIALLQVEVDVTFITAILTIVGYAISDTVIVFDRIRENRRLREPRDAEGYLSLVNTSIRQVFVRSVNTVLTVLFASLALLVLGGPGLYTFALTLTLGLFFGAYASLATASQLWLEWTLWDLRRGRLRTARA, from the coding sequence ATGTCGCGTAAAGGGAAGGGATGGGAAGGGCGGCGGGATCTTGCGGGCGGGCGGAGCGAAGATCGGGGCGATTCCTACCGCCTCAAACGTCAGGGGGACCCTCCTCCTCCGAGGCGCGAATCTCCGCCTCTCGCCGAGGAAATGGGGGGCGCGGCATCTTCGGCGGGGGGATTTCGTGGGCTCGTAGACCGTATCGACTTTGTCCGCTTCCGGCGCGTGTACTACCTCGTCACGCTCGCCTTCCTCGTCTTCGGCGGGATCGCTCTCGCCTGGCGTGGGCTCAACCTCGGGGTGGACTTCACGAGCGGGACGCGGATCGAGGTCAAGGTCGGGAAGGAGTTCACGGACGAAGAAGTCTACGGCCTTCTCAAGGACGTCCCCCCCTCCCTCGTGGAACGGGTGGGCGTAGGTGAGGGGACATCCCTCGTCCTTCGCTACAAGCGCGTGCTGTCGCAAGAAGAGGTGGACCGTGTACGCGATCTTTTGAGCCGGCACTTCGGAGGCGACCTCACCCCGACGGTGAGCACCGTCGATCCCCTCGTAGGCCGGGAGCTCGCCCGCAACGCGGTGTACTCCACGCTCCTTGCGGCTTTGGGAATTGTGGTCTACATGACCCTGCGCTTCGAGTACCGAATGGCCTTGGCGGGCATCGTGAGCATCTTCAGCGTCGTAGGGATCGTGATCGGGTTTATCGCCCTCCTGCAGGTCGAGGTGGACGTGACCTTTATCACAGCAATCCTCACGATCGTCGGCTACGCGATCAGCGATACGGTGATCGTCTTCGACCGCATCCGGGAAAACCGCCGGCTTCGCGAGCCCAGGGACGCGGAAGGGTACCTCTCCCTCGTAAACACGAGCATCCGCCAGGTGTTCGTCCGCTCCGTGAACACCGTCCTCACGGTGCTCTTCGCCTCCCTCGCCCTTCTCGTGTTGGGCGGGCCCGGACTTTACACCTTCGCCCTAACGCTCACGCTGGGCCTCTTTTTCGGGGCATACGCCTCCCTTGCGACGGCGAGCCAGCTGTGGCTTGAATGGACCTTGTGGGACCTCCGGCGGGGACGCCTGCGTACGGCGCGTGCCTAA
- the secD gene encoding protein translocase subunit SecD — MPPFLRRHPLATVLAAVLLFVVLAVGTLPGILKGIPLGLDLRGGFEVLYRVEPIGGGSVTRELLAQTQAVLERRINALGVSEPDLSVENPDRIRVKLAGVTDEKEARQILAAQAELTFREVVYDPQTGRLVPTDKVLLTGADLKEGSARPEINPQTGEAEVAVAFKDPQKFEALTREYYGLLDRRIGIFFDNEMLSAPVVRAVITNGQAVITGFKDLREAKNIANLLNAGALPVKLVEISSNVVSPTLGQAALRHGIEAGALAAAFIAIFLTVLYRLPGLVAVFSLSVYLYLMFVVLWGVPVTLTLPGIAAFILGMGMAVDANILTDERIKEELRAGRPLRVAVRLGSQKSLRSILDAHVTTILAALVLFFLGTGSVRGFALVLITSNVVNLLTNVALSRFLLHLLVESPLLGKPHLFGVREAEPHVA, encoded by the coding sequence ATGCCTCCTTTCCTGCGACGCCATCCCCTGGCAACCGTACTCGCCGCGGTTCTCCTTTTCGTCGTTTTGGCCGTCGGAACGCTCCCCGGAATCCTCAAAGGGATTCCGTTGGGCCTGGATCTGCGCGGTGGGTTTGAAGTCCTCTACCGCGTGGAGCCGATCGGGGGAGGGAGCGTGACGCGCGAACTCCTCGCCCAGACGCAGGCCGTACTCGAACGGCGGATCAACGCCCTCGGCGTCTCCGAACCCGACCTGAGCGTGGAAAATCCCGACCGGATTCGGGTGAAGCTCGCGGGCGTCACAGACGAAAAGGAAGCGCGCCAAATTCTCGCCGCCCAAGCCGAACTCACCTTCCGCGAAGTCGTCTACGATCCGCAGACGGGAAGGCTCGTCCCTACGGACAAGGTCCTCCTTACGGGGGCGGATCTCAAGGAAGGTTCGGCGCGGCCGGAGATCAACCCCCAGACCGGTGAAGCGGAAGTCGCGGTGGCCTTTAAGGATCCGCAGAAGTTCGAAGCGCTCACCCGGGAGTACTACGGCCTCCTCGATCGCCGCATTGGAATCTTTTTCGACAATGAGATGCTTTCGGCGCCCGTCGTCCGCGCGGTGATTACGAACGGCCAGGCGGTCATCACGGGATTTAAGGACCTCCGGGAGGCCAAGAACATCGCCAACCTCCTGAACGCCGGCGCCCTCCCCGTGAAGCTCGTGGAGATTTCCTCCAACGTCGTGAGCCCGACCCTCGGTCAGGCGGCGCTTCGCCACGGAATTGAGGCCGGCGCCCTTGCGGCGGCGTTCATCGCGATCTTCCTCACCGTGCTCTACCGGCTTCCTGGCTTGGTTGCCGTCTTTTCTCTTTCCGTCTACCTGTACCTCATGTTCGTCGTCTTGTGGGGCGTTCCCGTGACGCTCACCCTCCCGGGAATCGCCGCGTTCATCCTCGGCATGGGGATGGCGGTAGACGCGAACATCCTCACCGATGAGAGGATCAAGGAGGAACTGCGGGCTGGGCGCCCGCTTCGGGTGGCCGTGCGCCTCGGCTCCCAAAAGAGCCTCCGGTCGATCCTCGACGCCCACGTGACGACGATCCTCGCCGCCCTCGTCCTCTTTTTCCTGGGCACCGGATCTGTGCGCGGTTTTGCCCTCGTCCTCATCACCTCGAACGTCGTCAACCTCCTCACGAACGTCGCCCTCTCGCGCTTCCTCCTGCACCTCCTCGTAGAAAGCCCTCTCCTCGGGAAACCGCACTTGTTCGGAGTAAGGGAGGCAGAACCCCATGTCGCGTAA
- a CDS encoding adenine phosphoribosyltransferase: MALHALDPKALEERLKKSIRTIPDYPQPGILFYDITTLFQDPEAYKLAIDHLVERVRPFRPDVIVGPEARGFVVGGPLAYALGVGFAFVRKPGKLPREVVTAEYEKEYGPDSLAIHRDALLPGQRVVVADDLLATGGTMGATVDLVRKLGGEVVAAAFLIELAHLGGRKFLLEEKKVPEVVTLVRYSGEG, encoded by the coding sequence GTGGCCCTTCACGCCCTCGACCCTAAGGCGCTCGAAGAGCGGCTCAAGAAGTCCATCCGCACGATTCCCGATTACCCCCAGCCGGGGATCCTCTTTTACGACATCACGACGCTCTTTCAAGACCCCGAAGCGTACAAGCTCGCCATCGACCACCTCGTGGAACGCGTTCGCCCCTTCCGTCCCGACGTGATCGTCGGCCCCGAGGCGCGCGGGTTCGTGGTCGGGGGGCCCTTGGCGTACGCCCTAGGCGTCGGCTTTGCGTTCGTTCGGAAGCCCGGAAAGCTCCCGCGCGAGGTCGTCACCGCCGAATACGAAAAGGAGTACGGACCAGACTCCCTCGCCATCCACAGAGACGCTCTGCTTCCCGGGCAACGCGTCGTCGTCGCCGACGACCTCCTCGCTACGGGAGGGACGATGGGGGCAACCGTCGACCTCGTCCGCAAGTTGGGGGGTGAGGTGGTCGCCGCGGCGTTTCTCATCGAGCTCGCCCACCTGGGAGGGCGTAAGTTCCTCCTCGAGGAGAAAAAGGTTCCCGAAGTCGTCACCCTCGTTCGTTATTCCGGGGAAGGCTGA
- a CDS encoding ribonucleoside-diphosphate reductase subunit alpha has protein sequence MAYTVPTNSSSSAGLSSAAFATEELLQEIQDILSRFPHLDGTRFLERTLRAVRQDPGHDPYDYAVRNALDEIRIGAEDWTYVAARIYLRKLYREAAENRGFAYNPEKPYQNFPELVRTLHAKGIYSDSLLRAYSEEELALAGTWLDPAKDELFTYLGLLTMSTRYLARDKDGKTYELPQERYLIIALYLMQKENPAKRMEFVREAYWALSNHYMTVATPTFANAGKAWGQLSSCFIDVVDDSLRGIYDSNTDAALLSKAGGGIGVYMGKLRPRGSTIKGIRGLSSGIVPWARQLNNTAVSVDQLGQRQGAIAIYLDVWHKDIFDFLDLKLNNGDPRMRTYDLFTGVTIPDLFMEQVEKRGSWYLFDPHEVRTKKGWSLEDFYDEEFGRGSFREKYWELVNDPEISKEEVPAIEVMKRIMRSQLETGTPYMLYRDTANRMNPNKHAGVIYASNLCTEILQNNSATTVVEEYLDENGMIVTKKKPGDFVVCNLSSINLARAVPDGVLERLIPIQMRMLDNVIDLNRIEVLQAVVTNQKYRAVGLGVFGWHHLLVLEGIPWESEEAVEYADKLHEKIAFLAIRASLELAKEKGAYPLFEGSEWHTGKYFERRGYIRPNYKELPTEEWTEWEKLADEVSRHGLRNGYLQAIAPTGTTSIVGGSTASIDPVYRKEYIEEKNNYRIRVIAPDMTPLRAMLYKNAHEIDQMWSIRQNAARTRHVDQGISFNLYVRHDIKAKDLLELHLTAWKMGLKTTYYVRSTTVEIEECESCSS, from the coding sequence ATGGCGTACACAGTACCCACGAACTCGTCTTCGTCGGCGGGGCTATCGTCGGCCGCTTTTGCGACCGAAGAGCTCCTCCAAGAAATCCAAGACATCCTTTCCCGCTTTCCGCATCTCGACGGTACGAGATTTCTCGAGAGAACCCTCCGCGCCGTGCGCCAAGACCCGGGGCACGACCCGTACGACTACGCCGTACGAAACGCGCTCGACGAAATCCGCATAGGCGCAGAAGACTGGACGTATGTCGCCGCGCGGATTTACCTCCGCAAGCTCTACCGCGAGGCAGCGGAAAACCGAGGATTTGCGTACAATCCGGAAAAGCCGTACCAAAACTTCCCGGAGCTTGTTCGCACGCTCCACGCGAAGGGAATCTATTCCGACAGCCTCCTTAGGGCGTATTCGGAAGAAGAGCTTGCGCTTGCGGGGACGTGGCTCGACCCTGCGAAAGATGAGCTCTTTACGTACCTCGGCCTTCTTACAATGAGCACGCGCTACTTGGCGCGGGATAAGGACGGAAAGACGTACGAACTCCCGCAGGAGCGCTACCTCATCATCGCTCTTTACCTCATGCAAAAGGAAAACCCGGCGAAGCGCATGGAATTCGTGCGCGAGGCGTACTGGGCGCTTTCCAACCACTACATGACCGTGGCGACGCCGACGTTCGCCAACGCGGGGAAGGCTTGGGGGCAACTTTCGAGCTGCTTCATCGACGTCGTTGACGACTCCCTGCGCGGGATTTACGACTCGAACACGGACGCGGCGCTTCTCTCGAAGGCGGGAGGCGGCATTGGTGTCTACATGGGCAAGCTTCGTCCGCGCGGAAGCACCATCAAGGGAATCCGCGGGCTTTCTTCCGGCATTGTGCCGTGGGCGAGGCAGCTCAACAACACGGCCGTCTCCGTAGACCAGTTGGGGCAAAGGCAGGGCGCAATTGCCATTTACCTCGACGTGTGGCACAAAGACATTTTCGACTTTCTCGACCTAAAGCTCAACAACGGCGACCCGCGCATGCGGACGTACGACCTCTTTACGGGCGTGACGATTCCCGACCTCTTCATGGAGCAGGTGGAGAAGCGGGGAAGTTGGTATCTCTTTGACCCTCACGAAGTGCGCACGAAGAAGGGTTGGAGCTTGGAAGACTTTTACGACGAAGAGTTCGGCCGAGGAAGCTTTCGGGAAAAGTACTGGGAACTCGTAAACGACCCGGAAATTTCGAAAGAAGAGGTCCCCGCCATCGAAGTCATGAAGCGGATCATGCGCTCGCAGCTTGAAACGGGGACTCCGTACATGCTCTACCGCGACACGGCCAACCGGATGAACCCAAACAAGCACGCAGGTGTGATCTATGCCTCGAACCTTTGCACCGAAATCCTCCAAAACAACTCCGCAACTACCGTCGTGGAAGAATACTTAGACGAAAACGGAATGATCGTCACGAAGAAAAAGCCGGGCGATTTTGTGGTGTGCAACCTCTCTTCGATTAACCTCGCCCGGGCGGTGCCTGACGGTGTACTCGAACGCCTCATCCCCATCCAAATGCGCATGCTCGACAACGTAATCGATTTAAACCGCATCGAAGTACTTCAGGCCGTAGTGACGAACCAAAAGTACAGAGCTGTGGGGCTTGGCGTCTTTGGCTGGCACCACCTCCTCGTCTTGGAAGGAATTCCTTGGGAATCGGAAGAGGCCGTAGAGTACGCCGACAAGCTCCACGAAAAAATCGCCTTCCTCGCCATCCGCGCTTCTCTGGAGCTCGCGAAGGAAAAGGGCGCGTATCCCCTCTTCGAAGGTTCGGAGTGGCATACGGGGAAGTACTTCGAACGCCGAGGCTACATCCGGCCGAACTATAAAGAGCTTCCTACAGAAGAATGGACGGAATGGGAGAAGCTGGCGGACGAAGTGAGCCGCCACGGGCTTCGAAACGGGTACCTCCAGGCGATCGCGCCTACGGGCACGACGTCCATCGTGGGCGGCTCTACCGCCTCCATCGACCCGGTATACCGAAAGGAGTACATCGAAGAGAAGAACAACTACCGGATTCGCGTCATCGCGCCGGACATGACGCCGCTTCGGGCAATGCTCTACAAAAACGCCCACGAAATCGACCAAATGTGGAGCATCCGGCAGAACGCCGCACGCACAAGGCACGTAGACCAAGGGATTTCCTTCAACCTCTACGTCCGGCACGACATCAAAGCGAAAGACCTCTTAGAGCTTCACCTCACGGCGTGGAAGATGGGGCTTAAGACGACGTACTACGTCCGCTCCACGACGGTGGAAATCGAAGAGTGCGAGTCGTGTTCGTCCTAA
- a CDS encoding RelA/SpoT family protein, whose product MSTTAISGIPERLFTLAGEYLDDRGMELLRQAYAYAEEHHRGQYRISGDPYITHPVAVAEILAELRMDAVTLAAALLHDVLEDTTATRAELEERFGKAIAELVDGVTKLRHLNFSSEAEEQAENHRKMLLAMARDVRVILIKLADRLHNMRTLKYRSEEDQRRISRETLEIYAPIAHRLGIFKVKWELEDLALRYLNPQQYYRIVHLMKKKRAEREAYIQRVIDVLKEKLAEMGIEAEISGRPKHIYSIYRKMYLENKEFNEIYDLLAVRIIVNTIRDCYSVLGIVHTLWKPVPGRFKDYIAMPKANMYQSLHTTVIGPEGEPLEVQIRTHDMHVTAEYGIAAHWAYKEGKGTKDAEEEARRLRWIRELLEYQKESQNALEFVESLKVDIFSDLVFVFTPKGDVVELPAGSTPLDFAYKIHTEIGHRCVGAKVNGKLVPLDTTLKTGDIVEILTSKHSFGPSLDWLKIVKTSSARNKIRAWFKKERREEMLERGRLALEHEARRHGIPIKETLREEYLREVANRHHFGSVEDLLVAVGYGGMAPSAVLSRLVEERQKGEEPTAKAETAPAEVSKAFVQPEARGTATVPARDRSFGTQGVVVPGVDNVLVRLSRCCTPIPGDEIVGFITRGRGISVHRKDCPNVVREDPSRLIELRWEPTGNLEYPVEIEVLGFDRPGILSDVIQAIGESKVNMTEVRGRSDQNRMAHITVTVHVRDVDHLNRVLDRIRRVRDVYTVRRALKP is encoded by the coding sequence ATGTCTACGACCGCAATTTCCGGAATCCCCGAAAGGCTTTTTACCCTGGCAGGAGAATACCTGGACGATAGAGGAATGGAACTTCTCCGGCAGGCGTACGCCTACGCCGAGGAGCACCACCGCGGACAGTACCGGATTTCCGGCGACCCCTACATCACGCATCCCGTGGCCGTGGCGGAAATCCTCGCCGAACTTCGGATGGACGCGGTGACGCTCGCCGCTGCCCTCCTCCACGACGTGCTCGAGGACACGACGGCGACGCGGGCGGAGCTGGAGGAACGGTTCGGCAAGGCGATTGCCGAACTCGTGGACGGCGTCACGAAGCTCCGGCACCTGAATTTTTCTTCCGAAGCCGAAGAGCAGGCGGAAAACCACCGCAAGATGCTCCTCGCCATGGCCCGCGACGTGCGCGTGATCCTCATCAAGCTCGCCGACCGCCTCCACAACATGCGCACGCTCAAGTACCGCAGTGAGGAAGACCAGCGCCGGATCTCGCGCGAGACGCTGGAGATCTACGCTCCGATCGCACACCGACTGGGGATTTTTAAGGTGAAGTGGGAGCTCGAGGACCTCGCCCTCCGCTACCTCAATCCCCAGCAGTACTACCGGATCGTGCACCTCATGAAGAAGAAGCGCGCGGAGCGCGAGGCGTACATCCAGCGCGTAATCGACGTCCTCAAGGAAAAGCTCGCAGAAATGGGGATCGAGGCGGAGATTTCTGGCCGTCCCAAGCACATCTACAGCATTTACCGCAAGATGTACCTGGAAAACAAGGAATTCAACGAGATCTACGACCTCCTCGCCGTACGCATCATCGTAAACACGATTCGCGACTGCTACTCCGTCCTGGGGATCGTCCACACCCTCTGGAAGCCCGTTCCCGGTCGGTTCAAAGACTACATCGCCATGCCCAAGGCAAACATGTACCAGTCCTTGCACACGACCGTCATCGGCCCCGAAGGCGAGCCCCTCGAGGTGCAGATCCGCACCCACGACATGCACGTCACCGCGGAGTACGGAATTGCCGCCCACTGGGCCTACAAGGAGGGCAAGGGGACCAAGGACGCAGAGGAGGAAGCGCGGAGGCTGCGCTGGATTCGCGAACTCCTCGAGTACCAAAAGGAGTCGCAAAACGCCCTGGAGTTCGTCGAATCCCTCAAGGTCGACATCTTCTCCGACCTCGTCTTCGTCTTTACGCCCAAGGGAGACGTCGTCGAACTTCCCGCGGGCTCGACGCCCCTGGACTTCGCCTACAAGATCCACACGGAAATCGGTCACCGCTGTGTCGGCGCAAAGGTGAACGGGAAGCTCGTCCCCCTCGACACGACGCTCAAGACGGGGGACATCGTGGAAATCCTCACCTCCAAGCACAGCTTCGGCCCGAGCCTCGACTGGCTCAAAATCGTGAAGACCTCGAGCGCCCGCAACAAGATCCGCGCGTGGTTTAAGAAAGAGCGGCGGGAAGAGATGCTCGAGCGCGGGCGCCTCGCGCTCGAACACGAAGCACGGCGCCACGGAATCCCCATAAAGGAGACCCTGCGGGAAGAGTACCTGCGCGAAGTCGCCAATCGCCATCACTTCGGAAGCGTAGAGGACCTCCTCGTCGCCGTTGGTTACGGGGGCATGGCCCCTTCCGCCGTTCTTTCCCGCCTCGTGGAGGAGCGGCAGAAAGGAGAGGAGCCCACGGCCAAGGCGGAAACCGCTCCCGCGGAAGTCAGCAAGGCCTTCGTCCAACCAGAGGCGCGGGGAACCGCAACCGTTCCTGCGCGCGATCGGTCTTTCGGGACTCAGGGAGTCGTCGTCCCCGGCGTGGACAACGTCCTCGTGCGCCTCAGCCGCTGCTGTACCCCTATACCCGGCGACGAAATCGTCGGGTTCATCACCCGCGGCCGGGGAATTTCCGTTCACCGCAAAGACTGCCCCAACGTCGTCCGCGAAGATCCCTCGCGCCTCATCGAACTCCGCTGGGAGCCCACGGGCAATCTCGAGTACCCCGTAGAGATCGAGGTACTCGGCTTCGATCGCCCTGGGATTTTGAGCGACGTCATCCAGGCCATCGGCGAGTCCAAGGTGAACATGACGGAAGTGCGCGGGCGCAGCGACCAAAACCGCATGGCGCACATCACCGTCACCGTCCACGTGCGCGACGTGGACCATCTGAACCGCGTCCTCGATCGAATTCGGCGTGTGCGCGACGTGTACACCGTGCGGCGCGCGCTCAAGCCGTAG
- the recJ gene encoding single-stranded-DNA-specific exonuclease RecJ: protein MELHVAVGGWTYVPLSEEERRGVFRLAEEIAFPPSLAEVLWRRGYRTPKAAKDFLALADAPPADPLGLPGTEAALARLLLARRRGERVLVYGDYDADGVLGTAILVRALRAAGIRVRAVLADRFRGGYGLHAAALEPLLRGPEAATLVVTVDTGSTAAEDVRALRALGADVVVTDHHALGESLPPADVFVSPRLLPEGHPLSFLSGAGVAYLLARALLASPDVADEVRGASSAREALLSELEAYAALATVADVVPLWGENRPLVRRGLKFLRNASSPALTSLLRAAGVSPDELDEVAVGFRIAPLLNAAGRMATPYEALHLLLAEDAEEAESRAALLRRLNEARRREVGRILEEISEADLRGPAAVLCGADWHEGVLGIVASRLEAELARPVFVFAPAEEEPALLRGSARARPPYDLVALLAELRGTLPDAVLVAGGHREAAGLTVRREAFPAVREAILTRLAARYGASERTPTRGSPLDARLTLEELENGFLSRYAALAPFGEGNPLPRFLLEGVEVVDSRFVGRDGAHVRLNLARGSSRGRAIAFRQAEFWRTADRARTYALACEVRPSTFRGRTHADLHVLAAEPRPSPAFVPFVCREDTLSPSRLLAYAEEEGRTRAWAFARPGDLFLVLDHGGPRGIATVVGRSYTPSVLSLSLEALSGSGAAEFGEGQTLAAVLLDLPPGEPALYALSRISREGEVFLLPEVLEDARRWARFDPRAWFGRAVAHVRDACRRGDACKKAGDGAYVLAVGAWRSLFPPSWSPSAVHLVLRVFVETGLATEAGRSVLRLKEEALEVSEGKLVSPTLVRLVGRSEAARLILRHAQVPAHAGTFGEAISFRAP from the coding sequence GTGGAGCTGCACGTCGCCGTAGGGGGGTGGACGTACGTCCCCCTCTCCGAAGAAGAGCGCCGCGGCGTCTTTCGCCTCGCCGAGGAAATCGCTTTCCCCCCGTCGCTTGCGGAGGTGCTCTGGCGCCGCGGGTACCGCACGCCAAAGGCGGCAAAGGACTTCCTCGCCCTAGCCGATGCCCCGCCGGCGGACCCCTTGGGTTTGCCGGGAACGGAAGCTGCCTTGGCGCGCCTCCTTCTCGCCCGACGGAGGGGGGAGCGCGTCCTCGTGTACGGGGATTACGATGCCGACGGCGTCCTCGGGACGGCCATCCTCGTGCGCGCGCTTCGCGCCGCCGGGATCCGCGTACGCGCCGTCCTCGCGGACCGCTTTCGCGGGGGCTACGGCCTTCACGCCGCCGCGCTAGAACCTCTCCTTCGCGGGCCGGAGGCGGCGACCCTCGTGGTCACGGTGGATACGGGTTCGACGGCCGCGGAAGACGTGCGCGCCCTGCGCGCGCTCGGGGCAGACGTCGTCGTGACGGACCACCACGCGTTGGGCGAATCGCTTCCCCCGGCCGACGTCTTCGTAAGCCCTCGCCTCCTTCCGGAGGGCCACCCCCTTTCCTTTCTTTCGGGCGCCGGCGTCGCCTACCTCCTCGCGCGCGCCCTCCTCGCGTCGCCCGACGTGGCAGACGAAGTCCGCGGCGCCTCCTCCGCGCGCGAAGCTCTCCTCAGCGAGCTCGAGGCGTACGCGGCATTGGCGACCGTGGCCGACGTCGTCCCCCTTTGGGGGGAAAACCGCCCCCTCGTGCGCCGCGGCCTCAAGTTCCTGCGGAACGCCTCGTCTCCCGCTCTGACTTCCCTCCTTCGGGCCGCTGGCGTGTCGCCGGACGAACTCGACGAAGTGGCGGTGGGCTTCCGCATCGCCCCGCTCCTCAACGCCGCCGGGCGCATGGCCACCCCCTATGAGGCGCTCCACCTCCTCCTTGCGGAGGACGCCGAAGAAGCCGAAAGCCGCGCCGCTCTCCTCCGCAGGTTGAACGAAGCGCGACGCCGCGAGGTCGGTAGGATATTGGAGGAAATCTCCGAAGCCGACCTCCGCGGTCCGGCGGCGGTCCTCTGCGGCGCGGATTGGCACGAAGGCGTTCTCGGCATCGTCGCTTCTCGCCTGGAGGCGGAGCTCGCACGCCCGGTGTTCGTCTTCGCGCCCGCGGAGGAAGAACCGGCGCTTCTCCGCGGATCGGCGCGCGCGCGCCCGCCTTACGACCTCGTTGCGCTTCTGGCCGAACTCCGAGGTACCCTTCCCGACGCGGTCCTCGTGGCCGGCGGCCACCGGGAAGCGGCGGGCCTCACCGTCCGGCGCGAAGCCTTTCCCGCCGTGCGCGAGGCGATTCTCACGCGTCTTGCGGCGCGGTACGGCGCTTCGGAAAGAACGCCGACGCGAGGGAGTCCCCTCGATGCCCGACTCACCCTCGAGGAGCTCGAGAACGGGTTTCTCTCCCGCTACGCCGCCCTCGCCCCGTTTGGGGAGGGGAATCCCCTACCGCGCTTTTTGCTCGAAGGAGTAGAAGTCGTGGACTCGCGCTTCGTCGGGCGGGACGGAGCGCACGTGCGTCTCAACCTCGCCCGCGGAAGCTCGCGGGGAAGGGCAATCGCCTTTCGCCAGGCGGAGTTCTGGCGCACCGCGGACCGCGCCCGTACCTATGCCCTGGCATGCGAAGTTCGTCCGTCGACCTTTCGCGGCCGGACGCACGCCGACCTCCACGTGCTCGCCGCCGAGCCGCGCCCGTCGCCCGCGTTCGTCCCCTTCGTCTGTCGGGAGGATACGCTTTCCCCAAGCCGCCTCCTCGCCTACGCCGAAGAAGAAGGGCGCACCCGGGCGTGGGCCTTTGCCCGTCCAGGGGACCTCTTCCTCGTCCTCGACCACGGGGGACCGAGGGGAATTGCCACCGTCGTAGGGAGATCCTATACCCCGTCGGTTCTTTCGCTTTCCCTCGAAGCGCTTTCGGGATCGGGCGCGGCGGAATTCGGCGAGGGGCAAACCCTTGCCGCCGTCCTCCTCGACCTCCCGCCGGGGGAACCCGCGCTTTACGCCCTTTCCCGCATCTCACGCGAAGGGGAGGTGTTCCTCCTTCCCGAAGTGCTGGAGGATGCGCGACGTTGGGCGCGCTTCGACCCGCGGGCGTGGTTCGGACGGGCGGTCGCCCACGTGCGCGACGCCTGTCGGCGCGGAGACGCTTGCAAGAAGGCAGGGGACGGTGCGTACGTCCTTGCCGTGGGAGCCTGGCGTTCGCTCTTTCCTCCTTCCTGGTCCCCCTCGGCGGTCCACTTGGTCCTTCGGGTGTTCGTGGAAACCGGCCTCGCCACCGAAGCCGGGAGGTCCGTCCTTCGCCTAAAGGAGGAGGCGCTCGAAGTTTCCGAAGGGAAGCTCGTTTCCCCTACCCTTGTCCGTCTCGTCGGCCGAAGCGAGGCCGCCCGTCTCATCCTGCGCCACGCTCAGGTTCCCGCCCACGCCGGAACTTTTGGAGAAGCGATTTCCTTCCGCGCTCCGTGA
- the dtd gene encoding D-aminoacyl-tRNA deacylase, translating to MRVVLQRVSEASVLVDGEVVGAIGPGRGLLLFVGFTHGDGPDVLPRMADKILRLRIFADSAGKMNLSALDVGASLLVVSQFTLYADIRQGRRPSFTDALPPDPAALLFDAFVRELRSSGLTVSTGRFGAHMEVRLVNDGPVTLFLDDRELWPKGD from the coding sequence GTGCGCGTGGTGCTTCAGCGGGTTTCGGAAGCGTCGGTTCTCGTGGACGGAGAGGTGGTCGGGGCGATCGGTCCCGGACGTGGCCTTCTCCTCTTCGTCGGGTTTACCCACGGCGACGGGCCGGACGTTCTTCCGCGCATGGCCGACAAAATCCTCCGCCTCCGCATCTTCGCGGATTCCGCCGGCAAGATGAACCTCTCCGCCTTGGACGTCGGAGCCTCTCTGCTCGTCGTCTCGCAGTTCACCCTATACGCGGACATCCGCCAAGGCCGAAGGCCGAGCTTCACGGACGCGCTCCCTCCGGATCCGGCGGCCCTTCTCTTCGACGCCTTCGTACGCGAACTCCGTTCCTCCGGACTCACCGTCTCCACGGGCCGTTTCGGCGCGCACATGGAGGTACGTCTCGTAAACGACGGGCCCGTGACCCTCTTTCTCGACGACCGCGAGCTTTGGCCGAAGGGGGATTGA